The Glycine soja cultivar W05 chromosome 8, ASM419377v2, whole genome shotgun sequence genome has a window encoding:
- the LOC114421554 gene encoding uncharacterized protein LOC114421554 encodes MLGTALQFSGVRGEDRFYIPVKARKNQNQRKQSHRAKNNEPENADLASKNKVDVSENSNNNSNSKSKSDSNLNQSLKPTLSPSVEAVSNIDRFLEFTTPSVPAQYFSKTTMRGWKFCDVEYQSYFTLSDLWESFKEWSAYGAGVPLVLDQSDSVVQYYVPYLSAIQLYAHSAEKSSAKPRYTSEDSEGDYYRDSCSEGSSDYEYGKRTEFMTQRSSQHLTGGVSLKMDTLSMHDKCSTVQEGFSSDDSETGNPQDLLFEYFEQDPPYSREPLADKIQDLARHYPTIKSLRSCDLLPVSWVSVAWYPIYRIPTGPTLKDLDGCFLTYHTLHTPLTGSGRTHAPTLVYPSQMDVVPKISMPTFAMASYKLKGSIWMKKGVSESQQVSSLLQAADNWLRLVQVNHPDFQFFKSHGTYHR; translated from the exons ATGCTGGGAACTGCACTGCAATTCAGCGGCGTTCGCGGCGAGGATCGGTTTTACATTCCGGTGAAGGCGAGGAAGAACCAGAATCAGCGGAAACAGAGTCACAGAGCCAAGAACAACGAACCTGAAAACGCGGATTTAGCTTCGAAGAACAAAGTCGATGTCTCTGAAAATAGCAATAACAATAGCAACAGCAAAAGCAAGAGCGATAGTAATCTCAACCAATCTCTGAAACCAACTCTTTCTCCGTCCGTAGAGGCTGTCAGTAATATCGATAGGTTCTTGGAGTTTACAACACCGTCAGTTCCTGCTCAGTATTTCTCCAAG ACAACGATGAGAGGATGGAAGTTTTGCGATGTGGAGTATCAGTCTTACTTTACATTGAGTGATCTGTGGGAGTCTTTTAAGGAGTGGAGTGCGTATGGAGCTGGAGTGCCTTTGGTGCTTGACCAAAGTGATTCTGTTGTTCAGTATTATGTTCCCTATTTGTCAGCTATTCAACTCTATGCTCACTCTGCTGAGAAGTCAAGTGCAAAGCCAAG GTACACCAGTGAAGACAGTGAGGGTGATTACTACAGAGATTCATGTAGTGAAGGAAGTAGTGATTATGAATATGGAAAAAGGACTGAATTTATGACACAAAGAAGTAGTCAGCATCTAACAGGTGGTGTCTCACTGAAAATGGACACACTATCTATGCATGATAAATGCAGTACTGTGCAAGAAGGATTTTCAAGTGATGATAGTGAAACTGGGAATCCTCAAGATCTACTATTCGAGTATTTTGAACAAGATCCTCCTTATAGTCGTGAACCATTGGCTGACAAG ATACAAGATCTTGCACGCCACTATCCTACCATTAAGTCATTGAGAAGCTGTGATTTATTACCAGTCAGTTGGGTGTCTGTGGCATG GTATCCTATATATCGAATACCCACAGGTCCAACTTTAAAAGATTTAGATGGGTGCTTTCTAACGTACCATACACTCCATACACCCTTGACAG GAAGTGGTCGTACTCATGCTCCAACACTGGTTTATCCCAGTCAGATGGATGTTGTACCAAAGATTTCTATGCCTACTTTTGCAATGGCTTCCTATAAGTTAAAGGGGTCTATTTGGATGAAAAAAGGAGTTAGTGAATCTCAACAAGTGAGTTCCCTCTTGCAGGCTGCCGATAACTGGTTAAGGCTAGTTCAGGTTAATCACCCGGATTTTCAGTTCTTTAAATCACATGGCACATACCATAGATGA
- the LOC114421555 gene encoding L-Ala-D/L-amino acid epimerase-like isoform X1 yields the protein MLPLLGSNMAQTLNCRTLQPMDSTMIKSLSHNPKNANSTAFTRHFAKKSGVFIKIMASATPTAAPITFGFKNLLETFTVDVHRAENRPLNVPLIAPFTIATSRLAKVENVAIRVELSNGSVGWGEAPILPFVTAEDQTTAMAKASEACAFLRRCPALTLGSMLGEIAGILPGHQFASVRAGMEMAIIDAVANSIRVPLWRLFGGASNTITTDITIPIVSPAEAAELASKYYKEGFKTLKLKVGKNLNADIEVLQAIRVAHPECQFILDANEGYNSEEAVEVLEKLHDMRLTPVLFEQPVHRDDWDGLRYVGNIARERYGVSVAADESCRSIVDVYKIVEGNVLDVINIKLAKVGVMGALEIIEKAKAAGLDLMIGGMVETRLAMGFAGQLAAGLGCFKFIDLDTPLLLSDDPVLEGYEVSGATYKFTNARGHGGFLHWDNLA from the exons ATGCTGCCACTCCTAGGATCCAACATGGCTCAAACACTAAACTGCAGAACACTACAACCAATGGACTCAACTATGATCAAGTCACTGTCCCACAATCCAAAAAACGCCAATTCCACCGCATTCACAAGGCACTTTGCCAAAAAATCTGGTGTTTTTATCAAGATCATGGCTTCTGCTACACCCACAGCAGCTCCTATCACCTTTGGATTCAAGAATTTGTTGGAAACATTCACTGTTGATGTGCATAGAGCAGAGAACAGGCCACTGAATGTGCCCTTAATAGCCCCTTTTACCATTGCTACCTCTAGATTGGCCAAGGTGGAGAACGTGGCCATAAGGGTTGAGTTGAGCAATGGTTCTGTGGGGTGGGGCGAGGCACCAATTTTGCCTTTTGTTACTGCAGAGGACCAGACCACTGCCATGGCCAAGGCTTCTGAGGCATGTGCCTTCTTGAGGAGATGTCCTGCACTCACTTTGGGTTCCATGTTGGGGGAGATTGCTGGTATTCTTCCAGGGCATCAATTTGCTTCA GTTAGGGCTGGGATGGAGATGGCAATAATTGATGCTGTTGCAAATAGTATTCGTGTGCCATTGTGGAGGCTTTTTGGTGGGGCTTCAAATACCATAACCACTGATATTACA ATCCCAATTGTTTCTCCAGCTGAAGCAGCTGAATTGGCTTCTAAGTACTATAAAGAAGGATTTAAGACTTTAAAGCTGAAAGTGGGCAAGAATCTGAATGCCGATATAGAAGTGCTTCAAGCTATACGTGTTGCACACCCTGAGTGTCAGTTTATTCTTGATGCTAATGAGGGGTATAACTCTGAGGAAGCAGTTGAAGTTCTTGAGAAACTACATG ATATGAGGTTGACTCCTGTTCTATTTGAGCAACCAGTTCATAGAGATGATTGGGATGGTCTTCGGTATGTCGGTAATatagcaagagagagatatggAGTATCTGTTGCAGCTGATGAGAGTTGCAGAAGCATAGTTGATGTTTACAAAATTGTGGAAGGGAATGTTTTAGATGTCATTAACATAAAGCTTGCCAAAGTTGGGGTTATGGGTGCCCTTGAAATTATTGAGAAGGCAAAAGCAGCAGGTTTAGATTTGATGATTGGTGGTATGGTTGAGACTAGACTTGCTATGGGTTTTGCTGGCCAACTTGCTGCTGGCCTTGGCTGTTTTAA GTTCATTGACTTAGACACACCACTTCTGTTGTCAGATGATCCAGTTCTTGAAGGCTATGAAG TTTCTGGTGCCACTTATAAGTTCACAAACGCTAGGGGACATGGTGGATTCCTTCACTGGGACAACCTTGCTTA A
- the LOC114421555 gene encoding L-Ala-D/L-amino acid epimerase-like isoform X2, which translates to MLPLLGSNMAQTLNCRTLQPMDSTMIKSLSHNPKNANSTAFTRHFAKKSGVFIKIMASATPTAAPITFGFKNLLETFTVDVHRAENRPLNVPLIAPFTIATSRLAKVENVAIRVELSNGSVGWGEAPILPFVTAEDQTTAMAKASEACAFLRRCPALTLGSMLGEIAGILPGHQFASVRAGMEMAIIDAVANSIRVPLWRLFGGASNTITTDITIPIVSPAEAAELASKYYKEGFKTLKLKVGKNLNADIEVLQAIRVAHPECQFILDANEGYNSEEAVEVLEKLHDMRLTPVLFEQPVHRDDWDGLRYVGNIARERYGVSVAADESCRSIVDVYKIVEGNVLDVINIKLAKVGVMGALEIIEKAKAAGLDLMIGGMVETRLAMGFAGQLAAGLGCFKFIDLDTPLLLSDDPVLEGYEVSGATYKFTNARGHGGFLHWDNLA; encoded by the exons ATGCTGCCACTCCTAGGATCCAACATGGCTCAAACACTAAACTGCAGAACACTACAACCAATGGACTCAACTATGATCAAGTCACTGTCCCACAATCCAAAAAACGCCAATTCCACCGCATTCACAAGGCACTTTGCCAAAAAATCTGGTGTTTTTATCAAGATCATGGCTTCTGCTACACCCACAGCAGCTCCTATCACCTTTGGATTCAAGAATTTGTTGGAAACATTCACTGTTGATGTGCATAGAGCAGAGAACAGGCCACTGAATGTGCCCTTAATAGCCCCTTTTACCATTGCTACCTCTAGATTGGCCAAGGTGGAGAACGTGGCCATAAGGGTTGAGTTGAGCAATGGTTCTGTGGGGTGGGGCGAGGCACCAATTTTGCCTTTTGTTACTGCAGAGGACCAGACCACTGCCATGGCCAAGGCTTCTGAGGCATGTGCCTTCTTGAGGAGATGTCCTGCACTCACTTTGGGTTCCATGTTGGGGGAGATTGCTGGTATTCTTCCAGGGCATCAATTTGCTTCA GTTAGGGCTGGGATGGAGATGGCAATAATTGATGCTGTTGCAAATAGTATTCGTGTGCCATTGTGGAGGCTTTTTGGTGGGGCTTCAAATACCATAACCACTGATATTACA ATCCCAATTGTTTCTCCAGCTGAAGCAGCTGAATTGGCTTCTAAGTACTATAAAGAAGGATTTAAGACTTTAAAGCTGAAAGTGGGCAAGAATCTGAATGCCGATATAGAAGTGCTTCAAGCTATACGTGTTGCACACCCTGAGTGTCAGTTTATTCTTGATGCTAATGAGGGGTATAACTCTGAGGAAGCAGTTGAAGTTCTTGAGAAACTACATG ATATGAGGTTGACTCCTGTTCTATTTGAGCAACCAGTTCATAGAGATGATTGGGATGGTCTTCGGTATGTCGGTAATatagcaagagagagatatggAGTATCTGTTGCAGCTGATGAGAGTTGCAGAAGCATAGTTGATGTTTACAAAATTGTGGAAGGGAATGTTTTAGATGTCATTAACATAAAGCTTGCCAAAGTTGGGGTTATGGGTGCCCTTGAAATTATTGAGAAGGCAAAAGCAGCAGGTTTAGATTTGATGATTGGTGGTATGGTTGAGACTAGACTTGCTATGGGTTTTGCTGGCCAACTTGCTGCTGGCCTTGGCTGTTTTAA GTTCATTGACTTAGACACACCACTTCTGTTGTCAGATGATCCAGTTCTTGAAGGCTATGAAG TTTCTGGTGCCACTTATAAGTTCACAAACGCTAGGGGACATGGTGGATTCCTTCACTGGGACAACCTTGCTTAG